A genomic region of Photobacterium swingsii contains the following coding sequences:
- a CDS encoding ABC transporter ATP-binding protein — MSYVTAKNLTKRFGDNTVFENVDFTIEKGEFITLLGPSGCGKSTLLRSLTGLDPLNGGEIWVNGENITQQTPQQRGIGMVFQSYALFPNMTVEENIAFGLKMKKMAASDIQREVAKVIALVELGGREKRYPHQLSGGQRQRVALARALVVKPRILLLDEPLSALDAKIRKHLRQQIRDIQKEMDLTTIFVTHDQEEAMIMSDRIFLMDKGKIVQAGSPEEIYTQPANEFVAGFMGHYNLVNADKAKQLFDIETNWKVAIRPESIYVKEAGRQYGSHISAPQTGTIKNHQLLGNVIRYQVDVNNCELTVDLLNRSSERLLAAGSQLELLFNLNEIQPVSA, encoded by the coding sequence ATGAGTTATGTAACTGCGAAAAACCTAACCAAGCGTTTTGGTGATAATACTGTTTTTGAAAATGTCGATTTCACTATAGAAAAAGGCGAATTTATCACGCTACTTGGCCCAAGCGGCTGCGGTAAATCGACCCTGTTACGTAGCCTGACCGGGTTAGATCCACTCAATGGTGGCGAGATTTGGGTTAACGGTGAGAACATTACACAGCAAACTCCACAGCAACGCGGTATTGGTATGGTATTCCAGTCATACGCGCTTTTTCCCAATATGACGGTCGAAGAAAACATCGCGTTTGGTCTTAAAATGAAAAAGATGGCAGCAAGCGATATCCAACGTGAAGTAGCAAAAGTTATCGCCTTGGTTGAGCTGGGTGGCCGTGAAAAACGCTATCCACACCAACTTTCAGGCGGTCAGCGCCAGCGTGTAGCATTGGCCCGTGCACTGGTTGTTAAGCCACGTATTCTGTTATTAGATGAACCGCTGTCAGCACTGGATGCGAAGATCCGTAAGCACTTACGCCAACAAATCCGCGACATTCAAAAAGAGATGGATCTGACGACTATCTTTGTCACCCACGATCAAGAAGAAGCCATGATCATGTCAGATCGGATCTTCTTAATGGACAAAGGGAAAATCGTGCAAGCAGGATCACCTGAAGAGATCTACACCCAACCTGCCAACGAGTTTGTGGCTGGGTTCATGGGTCACTACAACCTTGTTAATGCTGATAAAGCCAAGCAGCTTTTTGATATTGAAACAAACTGGAAAGTGGCCATTCGACCTGAGTCTATCTATGTAAAAGAAGCGGGTCGTCAATATGGTAGCCACATTTCAGCACCACAAACCGGTACCATTAAAAACCACCAGCTATTGGGTAACGTCATCCGATACCAAGTGGATGTGAATAATTGTGAACTAACAGTCGATTTACTCAATCGTTCATCAGAAAGATTGCTCGCAGCTGGCAGTCAATTAGAGCTATTGTTTAACCTTAACGAAATTCAACCCGTGAGCGCGTAA